One genomic segment of Musa acuminata AAA Group cultivar baxijiao chromosome BXJ3-3, Cavendish_Baxijiao_AAA, whole genome shotgun sequence includes these proteins:
- the LOC135633621 gene encoding peroxidase 46-like, translating into MDPKLHQTILLSSFKLIPFIFIAVFLLSTPSASQLSSDFYLFSCPNVERLVRNTVESASALDSTIPGKLLRLLFHDCLIEGCDASVLIQGKGTERSDPANKSLGGFYVVDSAKELLEVLCPGTVSCADILVLAARDAVELTGGPSVEVPLGRRDGLVSSASNVRPNMVDTSFSVDELAQRFTSKGLSVDDLVVLSGAHTVGSSHCDAFSERFKQSSNGTMVPVDTSLEKGYAKQLAETCRAGASATTMVDNDPSTPSLFDNQYYINLLANRGLLHSDSVLVTDARTRSTVKAFSESQDAFFMSWAESFVKLSTIGVKTGDDGEIRFSCSSVNG; encoded by the exons ATGGACCCTAAACTGCACCAAACCATCCTTCTCTCTAGCTTCAAGCTCATACCATTCATCTTTATTGCAGTGTTTCTCTTGTCAACTCCATCGGCATCACAACTCTCTTCAGATTTCTACTTGTTCTCATGTCCAAATGTAGAACGGCTTGTAAGGAACACCGTGGAGTCGGCTTCTGCGCTTGACTCCACCATTCCAGGCAAACTCCTTCGCCTCCTCTTCCATGACTGCTTAATTGAG GGATGTGATGCTTCTGTGCTGATACAAGGGAAAGGGACCGAGAGGAGCGATCCCGCAAACAAGTCGCTCGGTGGATTCTACGTGGTAGATTCAGCAAAGGAATTGCTTGAAGTCCTGTGCCCTGGAACTGTGTCTTGTGCTGACATCCTGGTTCTTGCTGCAAGGGATGCTGTGGAACTG ACAGGAGGTCCTTCGGTTGAGGTTCCACTGGGAAGAAGAGATGGATTGGTTTCATCAGCATCAAATGTCAGGCCAAACATGGTGGACACGAGCTTCTCTGTCGACGAGTTGGCTCAACGCTTCACCTCCAAAGGATTGTCCGTGGATGACCTTGTAGTCCTTTCAG GTGCTCATACCGTCGGTTCATCTCACTGCGACGCGTTCAGCGAGCGGTTCAAGCAGAGTTCCAATGGAACCATGGTGCCCGTCGACACTTCTCTGGAGAAAGGCTACGCAAAGCAGCTCGCCGAGACATGCCGGGCCGGTGCAAGCGCCACCACCATGGTCGACAACGATCCCTCGACTCCCTCTTTGTTTGATAACCAGTACTACATCAATCTGCTGGCCAACAGGGGTCTTCTCCATTCGGACTCGGTCCTGGTCACCGATGCCAGAACAAGGAGCACAGTGAAGGCCTTTTCCGAGAGCCAGGATGCCTTCTTCATGAGCTGGGCGGAGTCATTCGTGAAGCTCTCCACCATCGGCGTCAAGACGGGCGACGATGGGGAGATTAGATTTTCTTGCTCCAGTGTGAATGGCTAG
- the LOC135634153 gene encoding cytochrome c oxidase subunit 6b-2-like gives MAEIELKTAPADFRFPTTNQTRHCFTRYIEYHKCVAAKGEETPDCHKFAKYYRSLCPGEWVEKWNEQRANGTFPGPL, from the exons ATGGCGGAG ATTGAGTTGAAAACAGCACCAGCCGATTTTCGCTTTCCCACTACAAATCAAACCAGGCACTGTTTCACTCGCTACATTGAATATCACAA GTGTGTGGCAGCTAAGGGTGAGGAGACTCCTGATTGTCATAAGTTTGCCAAATACTATAGATCTCTCTGCCCAGGGGAATGG GTTGAGAAGTGGAATGAGCAAAGGGCAAATGGCACATTTCCTGGTCCCCTGTAA
- the LOC135634151 gene encoding UDP-glucuronate 4-epimerase 1-like, with product MKKEMMGSMEDELFPSTPGKVKIERTHAINRQLHQCFASTSTMFLWALFLIALTASYLSFQSFVDSSSRYFDASWGGMQWEKQIRASATVRRPGGFSVLVTGAAGFVGTHVSLALRKRGDGVVGLDNFNSYYDPSLKKARVALLDSRGVFVVEGDINDARLLAKLFDVVPFTHVMHLAAQAGVRYAIENPASYVNSNIAGLVALLEACKSADPQPAVVWASSSSVYGLNEKVPFSESDRTDRPASLYAATKKAGEEITHTYNHIYGLSTTGLRFFTVYGPWGRPDMAYFSFTRNILQGKPITVYRGKDRVDLARDFTYIDDIVKGCVASLDTAEKSTGTGGRKRGPAQYRIYNLGNTSPVTVPALVGILEHHLKMKAKRNVVEMPGNGDVPFTHANISLARAELGYKPTTNLETGLKRFVRWYLLYYGYNTRSGGLAGSAKSL from the coding sequence ATGAAGAAAGAGATGATGGGGTCGATGGAAGACGAGTTGTTTCCGTCCACGCCCGGGAAGGTGAAGATCGAGCGGACGCACGCGATCAATCGTCAGCTCCACCAGTGCTTCGCGTCCACCAGTACCATGTTCCTGTGGGCGCTGTTCCTGATCGCGCTCACGGCTTCCTACCTCAGCTTCCAGAGCTTCGTCGACTCCTCGTCCCGGTACTTTGACGCGTCGTGGGGCGGGATGCAATGGGAGAAGCAGATCCGGGCCTCCGCCACCGTCCGCCGCCCCGGCGGCTTCTCCGTGCTTGTCACCGGTGCTGCTGGGTTCGTCGGCACCCACGTCTCCCTCGCCCTCCGCAAGCGCGGCGACGGCGTGGTCGGCCTCGACAACTTCAATAGCTACTACGACCCCTCGCTGAAGAAGGCCCGCGTGGCGCTGCTGGACTCCCGCGGCGTGTTCGTGGTGGAGGGGGACATCAATGACGCTCGCCTCCTCGCCAAGCTCTTCGACGTCGTGCCCTTCACCCACGTGATGCACCTGGCGGCCCAGGCCGGCGTTCGCTACGCCATCGAGAACCCGGCGTCGTACGTGAATAGCAACATCGCGGGGCTCGTCGCGCTGCTCGAGGCGTGCAAGTCCGCGGACCCGCAGCCGGCAGTGGTGTGGGCGTCGTCCTCGTCGGTGTACGGCCTCAACGAGAAGGTGCCCTTCTCGGAGTCGGACCGGACCGACCGGCCGGCCTCTCTGTACGCGGCGACGAAGAAGGCCGGCGAGGAGATCACCCACACCTACAACCACATCTACGGCCTCTCCACCACAGGGCTCCGCTTCTTCACCGTCTACGGACCCTGGGGCCGGCCCGACATGGCCTACTTCTCCTTCACCCGCAACATCCTCCAGGGGAAGCCCATCACCGTCTACCGCGGCAAGGACCGTGTCGACCTCGCCCGCGACTTCACCTACATCGACGACATCGTCAAGGGCTGCGTTGCCTCCCTCGACACCGCGGAGAAGAGCACCGGGACCGGCGGCCGGAAGCGTGGCCCCGCCCAGTACCGCATCTACAACCTGGGCAACACCTCGCCGGTGACGGTGCCGGCGCTGGTGGGCATCCTGGAGCACCACCTCAAGATGAAGGCGAAGAGGAACGTGGTGGAGATGCCGGGCAACGGGGACGTCCCCTTCACCCACGCCAACATCAGTTTGGCTCGAGCCGAGCTGGGCTACAAGCCGACCACCAACCTGGAAACCGGCCTGAAAAGGTTCGTTAGGTGGTACCTCCTCTACTACGGCTACAACACGAGAAGCGGCGGCTTAGCCGGCTCAGCTAAGAGCTTGTAA
- the LOC135633837 gene encoding uncharacterized protein LOC135633837, with translation MERKKYPIRAEDYQLREPVGQGVSASVYRALCIPLDEVVAIKVVDFERNNSDLNNICREAQTMILIDHPNVLKAHCSFVNDHNLWVVMPYMEEGSCLHIMKSAYPNGFKESVIATVLREVLKGLEYLHHQGHIHRDVKAGNILVDARGGIKLGDFGVSACLFDSGNRQRSRNTFVGTPCWMAPEVMEQLHGYDFKADIWSFGITALELAHGHAPFSKYPPIKALLMNLQNAPPGLDYESDKKFSKSFRDMIALCMVKDPSKRPTAHKLLKQPFFKQARSQDYIVRKILDGLPTLGDRHQALKEKEEDLLAQKKMLDNDKEELSQREYKRGISAWNFDIEDLKAQASSILENNETTGSNGCQMFGIHALQERISESASCSSKDDDDDVKKEVLDESTLSSPYQPACYQRIVNELILVSPKKQNQHENIGNYNGEFQKATDIPTEVAPKSSKSTALCRKPPP, from the exons ATGGAGAGGAAGAAGTATCCGATCCGCGCTGAGGATTACCAGCTGCGCGAGCCGGTGGGGCAGGGGGTCAGCGCTTCGGTCTACCGGGCGCTTTGCATTCCCCTTGACGAGGTCGTCGCCATCAAGGTCGTCGATTTCGAGAGGAATAACAGCGATCTG AACAACATCTGTCGGGAGGCACAAACTATGATCTTGATAGACCATCCTAATGTTCTCAAGGCACACTGCTCCTTTGTGAATGATCACAATTTATGGGTTGTCATGCCTTACATGGAGGAAGGGTCTTGCCTGCACATAATGAAGTCTGCTTATCCCAATGGCTTTAAAGAATCTGTAATTGCAACAGTGTTACGTGAAGTACTGAAGGGATTGGAATATCTTCATCACCAAGGGCACATTCACCGTGATGTAAAG GCTGGGAATATTCTAGTTGATGCACGAGGTGGCATTAAACTTGGAGATTTTGGTGTTTCAGCTTGCCTTTTCGATTCCGGTAACAGGCAAAGATCAAGGAATACATTTGTGGGGACACCTTGCTG GATGGCCCCTGAGGTGATGGAGCAACTGCATGGTTATGATTTCAA GgctgatatatggtcttttggaATTACTGCTTTGGAACTTGCTCAtggtcatgctcctttttcaaaataTCCTCCAATTAAG GCCTTGCTGATGAACTTGCAGAATGCTCCACCAGGCCTTGATTATGAAAGTGACAAAAAATTCTCAAAG TCTTTTAGGGACATGATTGCTTTGTGCATGGTGAAGGATCCTTCAAAAAGACCTACTGCACATAAGCTGTTGAAACAACCATTCTTCAAGCAAGCCAGATCTCAGGACTACATAGTACGAAAAATTTTGGATGGGTTGCCTACACTAGGTGATCGCCATCAAGCCTTGAAG gagaaggaagaagatttGCTTGCACAGAAGAAAATGctcgacaatgacaaagaggagtTATCACAG AGGGAATACAAACGAGGAATTAGTGCATGGAATTTTGACATTGAGGATCTGAAAGCTCAGGCTTCATCG ATTCTGGAAAATAATGAAACTACAGGATCAAATGGATGCCAAATGTTTGGGATTCATGCTTTGCAAGAAAGAATATCAGAAAGTGCATCTTGTTCATcaaaggatgatgatgatgatgtg AAAAAAGAGGTGTTGGATGAATCAACTCTCTCGTCGCCTTATCAACCTGCATGCTACCAGAG AATTGTTAATGAATTAATACTTGTTAGTCCGAAGAAACAAAATCAGCACGAAAATATTGGAAATTACAATGGAGAGTTTCAAAAAGCAACTGATATACCTACTGAAGTGGCACCTAAATCATCCAAATCGACAG catTGTGTAGGAAACCTCCACCATAA
- the LOC103976912 gene encoding S-adenosylmethionine decarboxylase proenzyme translates to MALSPVDSPNSLLASPIGFEGYEKRLEISFSEPSIFLDPHGWGLRALSRPQIDSILDLARCTIVSQLSNNVFDSYVLSESSLFIYPYKLILKTCGTTKLLLSIPRILELAAELSLSILSARYSRGTFIFPGAQQSPHRSFSEEVVVLNQFFGNLKSSGNAYVLGGSTNANRKWHIYYATEKPELPMVTLEMCMTGLNTDRALIFYKNSAECHSSSAKKMTEISGISNIIPEMEICDFEFEPCGYSMNGIHGPALSTIHVTPEKGFSYASYEAMGFNSLTLVYQDLVEKVLRCFGPSEFSVAVTILGDRGLAGTWAEKIHLDGYTCKDRVDQELPGGGLSIYQMFAASAVTAVSPRSTLPYWEGKYVDRTAKDHAKG, encoded by the coding sequence ATGGCACTCTCACCGGTCGATTCTCCAAATTCTCTCCTAGCCTCACCGATCGGTTTTGAAGGATATGAGAAGCGCCTGGAGATCAGTTTCTCAGAGCCATCTATTTTTCTGGACCCCCATGGATGGGGGCTGCGTGCCCTTTCACGGCCACAGATTGACTCCATTCTGGATCTGGcacgatgtaccattgtttctcaGCTCTCGAACAATGTCTTCGATTCATATGTTCTCTCTGAGTCAAGCCTGTTTATTTACCCCTATAAGTTAATCCTCAAAACTTGCGGGACTACAAAGCTCCTTCTGTCCATCCCTAGAATTCTTGAACTTGCCGCAGAGCTTTCGCTATCTATTCTGTCTGCAAGGTACTCCCGTGGGACCTTTATTTTTCCTGGTGCACAGCAGTCTCCCCACCGGAGCTTCTCCGAGGAAGTCGTTGTGCTCAATCAGTTCTTTGGTAACCTCAAGTCAAGTGGTAATGCGTATGTGCTTGGTGGTTCAACAAATGCAAATCGCAAATGGCATATATACTATGCTACTGAGAAACCTGAGCTGCCGATGGTGACACTCGAGATGTGCATGACCGGATTGAACACTGATCGGGCGTTAATATTCTATAAGAATTCAGCAGAATGCCATAGTTCTTCCGCCAAGAAGATGACTGAGATATCTGGGATCTCTAATATTATTCCTGAGATGGAGATATGCGACTTTGAGTTCGAGCCCTGTGGCTATTCCATGAATGGGATTCATGGCCCGGCTCTCTCTACTATCCATGTGACACCTGAGAAGGGTTTCAGCTATGCCAGTTATGAAGCAATGGGGTTTAATTCTCTCACCTTGGTGTATCAGGACTTAGTTGAGAAGGTCCTTAGGTGCTTTGGCCCTTCAGAGTTCTCTGTTGCAGTTACTATCTTAGGTGACCGTGGACTAGCAGGCACTTGGGCTGAGAAGATACATCTTGATGGTTACACCTGCAAAGATAGAGTGGATCAAGAGCTACCAGGTGGTGGGCTGTCGATATACCAGATGTTTGCTGCTTCTGCTGTGACTGCGGTGTCACCAAGATCCACCCTGCCTTACTGGGAAGGCAAATATGTGGATAGGACTGCGAAAGATCATGCTAAAGGATGA
- the LOC135633840 gene encoding glycine-rich cell wall structural protein 2-like yields the protein MAATRASAVALLLFSLSLAMVATESRPARKDLGLALGGGLGLGLDLGLGGGGSASGSGSGSASASGSGSASGSGSGSYAGSYAGSYAGSGGSGAGSSAGSGAGSGAGQGGGRGGGSASGYGEGHGYGEGHGNGSGSGYGEGYGYGSGSGDGRH from the coding sequence ATGGCAGCTACGAGAGCTTCCGCTGTAGCATTGCTGTTGTTCTCATTGTCACTGGCAATGGTCGCCACTGAGAGCCGGCCTGCCCGGAAAGACCTCGGCCTCGCCCTGGGTGGCGGCCTGGGCCTCGGTCTCGACCTCGGGCTAGGTGGTGGAGGCTCGGCCTCCGGCTCAGGCTCGggttccgcctccgcctccgggtCTGGCTCTGCTTCGGGTTCGGGTTCTGGTTCCTACGCCGGGTCGTACGCGGGCTCGTACGCTGGTTCGGGCGGTTCAGGCGCAGGCTCTTCGGCTGGTTCTGGTGCGGGGTCCGGTGCCGGCCAAGGAGGCGGGCGTGGCGGGGGCTCGGCGTCTGGCTACGGCGAGGGCCATGGCTACGGTGAGGGCCATGGAAACGGGTCCGGGTCGGGTTATGGCGAAGGCTATGGATATGGATCCGGATCCGGTGATGGGCGTCACTGA
- the LOC135634152 gene encoding uncharacterized protein LOC135634152: MKPVVGIVVSNKMQKSVVVAVDRLFHHKLYNRYVKRTSKFMAHDEKNQCNIGDRVRLDSSRPLSKRKHWVVAEILRKARIYVRPSLAAQTPSEPAAASTPLGSLPSSRG, from the exons ATGAAGCCAGTAGTTGGGATCGTGGTGTCGAACAAGATGCAGAAgtcggtggtggtggcggtggaccGGCTCTTCCACCACAAGCTCTACAATCGCTACGTCAAGCGCACCAGCAAGTTCATGGCCCACGACGAGAAAAACCAATGCAACATCGGCGACCGG GTTAGGTTGGATTCTTCAAGGCCGCTGAGCAAAAGAAAGCACTGGGTTGTTGCTGAGATTCTAAGGAAGGCAAGAATCTACGTTCGACCATCTCTGGCAGCTCAAACACCCAGTGAGCCAGCTGCTGCTTCAACTCCACTTGGATCTCTTCCTTCTTCACGAGGTTAA
- the LOC135633839 gene encoding uncharacterized protein LOC135633839 yields MAHSKLLLLATLLAALSALVVESRVARMDLGSLGTGVGLGTGLGVGVDGGTVSVSGSGSGSGSESGFGHSSSTSRSESRSFSVTLPGLGSGAGSSAGSGAGAGSSSGSDAGSSAGSGAGSGAGNGEGSGSGYGSGSGN; encoded by the coding sequence ATGGCTCATTCGAAGCTCTTGCTCCTTGCCACTCTTCTCGCCGCTCTCTCTGCTCTGGTGGTGGAGAGCCGGGTGGCAAGGATGGATCTTGGGAGCCTTGGCACCGGGGTCGGTCTCGGCACTGGGCTCGGTGTTGGCGTAGATGGCGGTACGGTCTCCGTCTCAGGTTCGGGCTCCGGCTCTGGCTCCGAGTCTGGGTTTGGTCACTCCAGCTCGACTTCCAGGTCGGAATCACGTTCGTTTTCGGTGACTCTGCCTGGTTTAGGCTCCGGCGCGGGCTCTTCGGCAGGTTCGGGCGCAGGCGCGGGATCATCGTCAGGTTCGGACGCGGGTTCCTCCGCGGGCTCGGGCGCAGGTTCTGGTGCGGGGAACGGCGAAGGTTCCGGCTCGGGCTATGGCTCGGGTTCTGGCAACTGA
- the LOC135632631 gene encoding probable LRR receptor-like serine/threonine-protein kinase At4g30520 translates to MASKCFYLNLLVVFFSSFDVSFSFEPLNMEVEALIAIRSELHDPHKVLNNWDEDSVDPCSWAMITCSSENHVISLEASSQSLSGRLSARIGNLTNLQQVLLQNNNISGGLPPELGLLPKLQALDLSNNRFNGSVPESLGRLHSLRYLRLNNNSLSGVVPESLSRIPQDSFLDLSYNNLSGPVPVFPTRTFNIVGNPLICGSRRREECSRTTPSPLPYLLDSPNQKRSKAKKLAIAMGASVGGSSLLLLLALFLFLCRRKRQKNQWRLGLSEREEEEVVVRGLGNLRRFTLRELRAATENFSCRNVLGKGGFGHVYRGRLADGTVVAVKRLRADAVGSGDGEAQFRTEVEMISLAIHRNLLRLLGYCAAAGERLLVYPFMPNGSVAARLRGKPPLDWSTRKRIAVGAARGLLYLHEQCDPKILHRDVKAANVLLDGCCEAVVGDFGLAKLLDHGDSHVTTAVRGTVGHIAPEYLSTGQSSDKTDVYGFGVLLLELVSGRRVLEFGKGPNQNHKCAMLDWVWKVYQERRLDALVDRDLGSNYDRIEVAEMVQVALLCTQNLPSHRPKMSEVVRMLEGDGLADKWEASNRPVMQADAPSSGTHPDTHAFFAVNGDDDDGSNDDAASADMVEEMELSGPR, encoded by the exons ATGGCTTCCAAGTGCTTCTACTTAAATCTCCTTGTCGTATTCTTCTCCTCCTTCGACGTTTCCTTCTCCTTTGAGCCACTAAACATGGAAG TGGAGGCTCTGATAGCCATTAGAAGCGAATTGCACGATCCGCATAAGGTTCTGAACAATTGGGACGAAGACTCTGTTGATCCATGCAGCTGGGCGATGATCACTTGTTCCTCAGAGAATCATGTTATTAGCCT GGAAGCATCAAGCCAGAGTCTCTCAGGAAGGCTCTCTGCGAGGATTGGGAACCTCACCAATCTCCAACAAGT ATTGTTGCAGAACAACAACATATCAGGCGGGCTGCCACCGGAGCTGGGACTACTTCCAAAGCTCCAGGCCTTGGACCTCTCCAACAACCGCTTCAACGGCAGCGTCCCCGAATCCTTGGGCCGCCTCCATAGCCTTCGATATCT GCGACTAAACAACAACAGCTTGTCTGGTGTCGTCCCCGAGTCGCTGTCAAGAATTCCACAGGACTCTTTCCT GGACTTGTCTTACAACAATCTCAGCGGGCCTGTTCCTGTGTTCCCAACCAGAACTTTCAA CATTGTGGGGAATCCTCTGATATGTGGAAGCCGGAGGAGGGAGGAGTGCTCGCGAACAACCCCCAGCCCTCTTCCCTACCTCTTGGATTCACCAAATCAGA AGAGATCGAAGGCCAAGAAACTAGCCATTGCGATGGGCGCCAGCGTCGGCGGCTCGTCGCTATTGCTCCTCCTCGCGCTGTTTCTCTTCCTCTGCCGCCGAAAGCGGCAGAAGAACCAATGGAGACTCGGGCTGAGTG agagggaagaggaggaggtggtggtgcggGGGCTGGGGAACCTGCGGCGGTTCACTCTGCGGGAGCTGCGGGCGGCGACGGAGAACTTCAGCTGTCGAAACGTGCTTGGGAAGGGCGGGTTCGGGCACGTCTACAGGGGCCGGCTTGCTGACGGCACAGTGGTGGCGGTGAAGCGGCTCCGGGCGGACGCCGTCGGCTCGGGCGACGGCGAGGCGCAGTTCCGCACGGAAGTGGAGATGATCAGCCTCGCCATCCACCGCAACCTACTCCGCCTCCTCGGCTACTGCGCTGCCGCCGGCGAGCGACTCCTCGTGTACCCCTTCATGCCCAATGGCAGCGTCGCAGCCCGCCTTCGCG GTAAGCCTCCGCTGGACTGGAGCACGAGGAAGCGGATCGCGGTGGGCGCGGCGAGGGGCCTCCTGTACCTGCACGAGCAGTGCGACCCCAAGATCCTCCACCGGGACGTGAAGGCCGCCAACGTGCTGCTCGACGGCTGCTGCGAGGCCGTCGTGGGCGACTTCGGCCTCGCGAAGCTGCTCGACCACGGCGACTCCCACGTCACTACCGCCGTCCGCGGCACCGTCGGCCACATCGCCCCCGAGTACCTCTCGACGGGGCAGTCCTCCGACAAGACCGATGTCTACGGCTTCGGGGTCCTCCTCCTCGAGCTCGTCTCCGGCCGGCGCGTGCTCGAGTTCGGCAAGGGGCCGAACCAGAACCACAAGTGTGCGATGCTGGACTGG GTGTGGAAGGTGTATCAAGAGAGAAGACTCGATGCACTGGTGGACCGGGATCTGGGCAGCAACTACGATCGGATAGAGGTGGCGGAGATGGTGCAGGTGGCGCTCCTGTGCACCCAAAACCTGCCGTCCCACCGCCCGAAGATGTCGGAGGTGGTGCGGATGCTCGAGGGCGACGGGCTCGCTGACAAGTGGGAGGCTTCGAACCGGCCGGTGATGCAAGCCGATGCCCCCAGCTCGGGCACTCATCCTGACACCCACGCCTTCTTCGCGGTCAATGGCGACGACGACGATGGCAGCAACGATGACGCAGCTTCGGCCGACATGGTCGAGGAAATGGAACTATCTGGTCCCAGGTAG